The following proteins come from a genomic window of Nitrospirota bacterium:
- a CDS encoding Stp1/IreP family PP2C-type Ser/Thr phosphatase, which yields MPIKVSALSDIGKVRKGNEDSWGAFPDTSLYIVADGMGGHKAGDIASKLAVETIYQVLRERKQLQEVQFEQISHYLNESIQKANFKIFSEGKKNPGQSGMGTTVVATWIHADHASIAYVGDSRAYLFRKNNLRQVTSDHTLVNDYLAKGLLQESEIEHHPLRHVLSRAVGPQEQVEVDFLNLPLLQGDVLLLCTDGLSNMLTKDKIEEILNGPEDLESKNKRLIQQANDSGGSDNVTAMLIEVI from the coding sequence ATGCCGATCAAAGTCTCCGCGCTAAGCGATATAGGAAAAGTCAGAAAAGGGAACGAAGATTCCTGGGGGGCATTTCCCGATACCTCCCTGTATATTGTGGCCGATGGAATGGGTGGCCATAAAGCAGGGGATATTGCCAGCAAACTGGCTGTAGAAACCATTTATCAGGTTCTTCGTGAAAGAAAACAACTCCAGGAAGTACAATTTGAACAGATTTCCCACTATTTAAACGAATCCATTCAAAAGGCAAATTTTAAAATTTTTTCGGAAGGAAAGAAGAACCCTGGACAGTCCGGAATGGGAACTACGGTCGTCGCCACCTGGATCCATGCGGATCATGCATCAATCGCCTACGTGGGTGACAGCAGAGCCTATCTCTTCAGAAAAAACAATTTAAGGCAGGTGACATCAGATCACACGTTAGTCAACGACTACCTGGCCAAGGGATTATTGCAAGAGAGCGAAATTGAACATCATCCCCTCCGTCACGTTCTCAGCAGAGCGGTCGGCCCACAGGAGCAGGTCGAAGTGGATTTCCTCAATCTCCCGCTTCTTCAAGGTGATGTTTTGCTTCTTTGTACCGACGGCCTTTCCAATATGCTTACCAAAGATAAAATAGAAGAAATCTTGAACGGCCCGGAAGATCTTGAATCAAAAAATAAACGACTGATTCAACAGGCCAACGATTCAGGCGGTTCCGATAATGTAACCGCCATGCTGATTGAGGTCATCTAA
- the ispE gene encoding 4-(cytidine 5'-diphospho)-2-C-methyl-D-erythritol kinase, protein MTKRSYAKINLILKILDRRKDGYHTLFSLFQRIDLWDELSFEPEGDRIVLESACALLPLDRTNLIFQAVELLCNKSNKNRGLRVKIQKNIPMGAGLGGGSSNAATTLLEMNKEWKLGYTTEDLAKMGESLGSDIPFFCHQVSTAWVRGRGEKVQPASFSPNLWILLIFPGFAIGTREAYSLWDQAHSEQKNKLTINGNNNTISSFQTLNDRSYWNHLENDFESVLFDRFPVFKVIKECLFEQGADKVLMSGSGSTLYGVYQSEKKAKAAEESLKKAFPDHFVQLVRTI, encoded by the coding sequence ATGACAAAAAGATCTTATGCCAAAATCAATTTAATATTAAAAATCCTTGATCGAAGAAAAGATGGCTACCACACTCTTTTTTCACTTTTTCAACGAATCGATTTATGGGACGAGTTATCGTTTGAGCCAGAAGGTGATCGAATCGTGCTTGAATCAGCTTGTGCCCTTCTTCCTCTGGATCGAACTAATCTCATTTTCCAAGCAGTTGAACTCCTGTGTAATAAATCAAATAAAAACAGAGGCTTGAGGGTAAAGATTCAGAAGAACATCCCTATGGGAGCCGGGCTGGGAGGGGGAAGCAGCAATGCAGCGACGACCCTCCTTGAAATGAATAAGGAGTGGAAATTGGGGTACACGACCGAAGATCTTGCGAAAATGGGAGAGTCCCTCGGCAGCGATATTCCTTTCTTCTGTCATCAGGTTTCAACGGCCTGGGTCCGTGGACGGGGTGAAAAGGTTCAACCCGCTTCTTTCAGTCCGAATCTCTGGATTCTGCTGATCTTTCCTGGTTTTGCAATTGGGACGCGCGAGGCTTATTCCCTATGGGATCAGGCCCATTCAGAGCAGAAAAATAAATTGACAATAAATGGCAATAATAATACAATCTCAAGTTTTCAAACCTTGAATGACCGATCTTACTGGAACCACCTTGAAAACGATTTTGAATCGGTTTTGTTCGACCGATTCCCCGTTTTTAAAGTGATCAAAGAATGTTTATTTGAACAGGGTGCCGATAAAGTCTTGATGAGCGGCAGCGGGTCCACGCTTTACGGCGTTTATCAAAGCGAAAAAAAAGCCAAAGCGGCCGAGGAATCCCTGAAAAAAGCGTTTCCCGATCATTTTGTTCAGCTCGTCCGTACGATTTAG
- a CDS encoding ribose-phosphate pyrophosphokinase, producing the protein MEMKVFTGNANIPLVKEICEYLSISLGKAKVSQFSDGEVQVRLDENVRGMDIFVIQSTSDPADRHLMEMLIMIDALKRASAGRITAVIPYFGYARQDRKDQPRVPITAKLISDLIATAGANRVLTMDLHAGQIQGFFNIPVDNLYATPVLLDYFKTEGMKDIVVVSPDAGGVERARAYAKRLQAGLGIIDKRREGPNHATVMNLIGDVRNKDVLMVDDMIDTAGTIAEGAKAVREAGAKRIIAGCTHGVLSGPAIKRLIESPIDQIVVTNTIRLNHKNEECKKIKVLSVAPLLGEAIKRIHIEESVSSLFV; encoded by the coding sequence ATGGAAATGAAAGTTTTTACCGGTAACGCAAATATTCCGCTGGTGAAGGAAATTTGTGAATATCTTTCGATCTCTCTTGGAAAGGCGAAAGTATCCCAGTTTAGCGATGGCGAGGTTCAGGTTCGACTTGACGAAAATGTCAGGGGAATGGATATTTTCGTCATTCAGTCCACTTCGGATCCCGCGGACCGCCATCTGATGGAAATGTTAATTATGATCGACGCGTTGAAGAGGGCGTCGGCAGGACGAATCACCGCGGTGATTCCCTATTTTGGTTATGCGCGCCAGGACCGTAAGGATCAGCCGCGAGTGCCGATTACGGCAAAGTTGATTTCGGACCTGATCGCTACGGCGGGTGCAAACCGGGTATTGACTATGGATCTTCATGCGGGACAGATCCAGGGTTTTTTTAATATCCCGGTGGATAACCTTTATGCGACGCCGGTGTTACTGGACTATTTCAAAACGGAAGGGATGAAAGACATCGTGGTTGTTTCTCCTGACGCTGGCGGAGTTGAAAGGGCCAGAGCCTATGCAAAAAGATTGCAGGCTGGGCTGGGGATCATCGACAAAAGGCGGGAAGGCCCAAACCATGCGACCGTAATGAACTTGATCGGAGATGTGAGAAATAAGGACGTTTTGATGGTAGACGATATGATTGATACCGCTGGAACCATTGCGGAAGGAGCAAAAGCAGTTCGGGAGGCCGGGGCCAAGAGAATTATTGCGGGATGTACCCACGGCGTATTATCAGGTCCGGCCATCAAAAGATTGATCGAGTCTCCCATCGACCAGATTGTCGTCACGAACACCATTCGACTCAACCACAAAAACGAGGAATGTAAGAAAATAAAGGTCCTTTCGGTAGCCCCGTTGCTTGGCGAAGCAATAAAAAGAATTCATATTGAAGAATCAGTCAGTTCACTATTTGTTTAG
- a CDS encoding 50S ribosomal protein L25 produces the protein MQKVDLLVKKRDASGKGPARQLRAKGLIPAVLYGGGKATGITLNPLDVHKIVHSKSGENTMLNMKFEGESGQSDRLAIFRDFQKDPLTGAVLHVDLFEISIDKPIRVNVPLEMTGSPLGVKEGGVLQHLIREVEIEGLPLAIPDHLKFDVSSLAIGQAVHVDEIPLVEGIKMLSEGRQVVVSISAPMSEEKLSALLEATPKEVKEPELVGKKKEEEGTPAVEGKGEAKPKKEEEKKEPKAK, from the coding sequence ATGCAAAAGGTAGATTTATTGGTTAAAAAAAGAGATGCTAGCGGAAAAGGTCCGGCTCGTCAGCTGAGGGCAAAAGGATTGATTCCGGCTGTCCTGTACGGAGGCGGAAAAGCAACCGGAATCACGCTGAATCCTCTCGATGTTCATAAAATCGTTCATTCCAAAAGCGGCGAAAATACGATGCTGAATATGAAATTTGAAGGAGAGTCAGGCCAAAGCGATCGATTGGCTATCTTCAGGGATTTTCAAAAAGATCCTTTGACGGGGGCCGTTCTCCATGTCGACCTGTTTGAGATTTCGATCGATAAGCCGATTCGCGTGAATGTTCCGCTGGAAATGACCGGTTCGCCTTTGGGTGTCAAAGAGGGGGGTGTCCTTCAACATCTGATCCGGGAGGTGGAAATCGAAGGTCTTCCTCTGGCCATTCCAGACCACCTTAAATTTGATGTTTCTTCTCTGGCTATCGGTCAGGCGGTCCATGTTGATGAAATCCCGCTGGTAGAAGGAATAAAAATGTTGTCCGAAGGAAGACAGGTGGTCGTCTCCATTTCGGCTCCAATGTCTGAAGAAAAACTTTCTGCCCTTCTTGAGGCAACACCGAAAGAGGTGAAAGAACCTGAACTGGTTGGAAAGAAGAAGGAAGAAGAAGGGACGCCTGCTGTGGAGGGGAAGGGAGAAGCAAAACCGAAAAAAGAGGAGGAGAAGAAAGAGCCTAAAGCCAAATAG